A single genomic interval of Drosophila virilis strain 15010-1051.87 chromosome 2, Dvir_AGI_RSII-ME, whole genome shotgun sequence harbors:
- the LOC6632823 gene encoding putative uncharacterized protein DDB_G0282129 isoform X1: protein MAVFLINICKFNGCFKTFPSLGDLISHIEGTHIDYDPKVVEQKELAPPPSLPLSYVLRFISDDARKEPSTFLSNTTSSNNNNSASNTSSSGNAGNAELKRKLAIKHHSYSMSSSNRSNTPTGSEMDEDEMVVTESEDSNDSWTTEEFSSEFIMRYGSRHSGGGSNGTPGNEKPFACPVPGCKKRYKNVNGIKYHSKNGHKKDGRVRKGYKCHCGKSYKTAQGLKNHALLTHNTQPESVLTAENVIRCKPENNNSSNSSSLAGSNNAGSNNVGLLQRSNSPSQSLGSLSPSSSNMSSSTSTSCHGAVSLGSNSLSSNAATATNMLQQLSNGNIVTVTNLPQQQQQALPQQQQQQQQQQQMSVSTLSQSATATTTTATGNSNNSLMRSTLGLVSIKANNNNHNNNNNNNVAAVAGGNNSNTKSVSNLIAANAAANKILKLATNVANGVDIAQQHKLVDSNISKANGSNATNVATAAVASSNTPTKITLPNLVNLGILTPATSPTKNTQTLTFTTTAGSQQQQQQQQALVATLSTNMLQQQQQKLPKTNILLLQEPNTINTHLIQSPPQQQQQQQQHVLPISPTSSIGSSSSKSSSPTPPQQQQQQQQQQQQQQQLHKSSAAVLKQKHVMVNSLSTTAVATATATSASSVEPMDTDEAATVASDALTLTNNSSLNSNAVTGTVDGKDMPSSIAAAVTTGTITLAAIEVVGAGVVNSET, encoded by the exons ACTATGATCCTAAGGTGGTCGAGCAAAAGGAGCTGGCACCGCCCCCGTCTCTGCCGCTGAGCTATGTGCTGCGCTTCATCTCAGATGATGCACGCAAGGAACCTTCCACTTTTTTGTCCaacaccaccagcagcaacaataacaacagcgcgagcaacaccagcagcagcggcaatgcGGGCAACGCAGAGCTCAAGCGAAAGCTGGCCATTAAGCATCATAGCTATAGCATGTCATCGTCAAATCGCAGCAACACGCCCACAG GCAGCGAAATGGACGAAGATGAAATGGTTGTCACCGAATCGGAGGATAGCAATGATTCTTGGACCACCGAGGAGTTCAGCTCGGAATTTATTATGCGTTATGGTAGCAG GCATTCCGGTGGCGGCAGCAATGGCACGCCTGGAAATGAAAAACCTTTTGCATGTCCCGTACCCGGCTGTAAGAAGCGTTACAAGAACGTCAATGGCATTAAATACCATTCGAAGAACGGCCACAAAAAGGACGGCAG AGTGCGTAAGGGCTACAAATGCCACTGCGGCAAGAGCTATAAAACGGCGCAAGGCCTGAAAAACCATGCACTGCTCACCCACAATACACAGCCGGAGAGCGTTTTAACCGCTGAAAATGTGATTAGATGCAAACCGGagaacaataacagcagcaacagcagcagcctggCCGGTAGCAACAATgctggcagcaacaatgtCGGCCTGTTGCAGCGCAGCAATTCACCATCGCAGTCGCTGGGCTCGCTGAGTCCctccagcagcaacatgtCGAGCAGCACTAGCACCAGCTGTCACGGCGCTGTCAGCTTGGGCAGCAATAGCTTGTCTAGTaatgctgccactgccaccaACATGTTGCAGCAGCTTAGCAATGGTAACATTGTGACTGTCACAAAtttgccacagcagcagcaacaagcactgccgcagcagcaacaacagcagcagcagcagcagcaaatgagCGTCAGCACACTGTCGCAAAgcgccacagcaacaacaacaacagcaacaggtaacagcaacaacagtttaATGCGCAGCACACTCGGTTTAGTATCCAttaaagccaacaacaacaaccacaacaacaacaacaacaataatgttgccgctgttgctggcggcaacaacagcaatacaAAGTCCGTTAGCAATTTAATAGCTGCCAATGCAGCGGCTAACAAAATACTCAAGTTAGCCACCAACGTGGCCAACGGCGTGGATATTGCACAGCAGCATAAATTGGTTGACAGCAACATCTCCAAGGCAAACGGCAGCAATGCGACAAACGTGGCAACAGCTGCcgttgccagcagcaacacgcCCACAAAAATCACGCTGCCCAATTTGGTTAACCTAGGCATACTAACGCCGGCCACCTCACCCACCAAGAACACACAAACCTTGACTTTCACCACGACGGCCggcagccaacagcagcaacaacaacagcaggctCTGGTGGCAACGCTTTCGACCAACAtgctacagcagcaacaacagaagtTGCCCAAGACAAATATATTGCTGCTGCAGGAGCCAAACACGATTAACACACATTTAATACAGTCgccgccacagcagcaacaacagcaacagcaacatgtgCTGCCCATCAGTCCCACCAGCAgcattggcagcagcagcagcaagagcagctCACCCACACcaccccaacaacaacagcagcaacagcagcagcaacaacaacaacaacagctgcacaAGAGCTCAGCTGCtgttttaaaacaaaagcatGTCATGGTCAACAGCCTGTCGACAACAGCAgtagccacagcaacagcaacaagtgcTTCCAGCGTCGAGCCGATGGATACGGATGAggcggcaactgttgctaGCGATGCGTTAACTTTAACGAATAACAGCAGCTTGAACTCAAATGCTGTCACTGGCACAGTTGATGGCAAGGATATGCCCTCGTCCATTGCAGCGGCTGTCACTACGGGCACCATCACGCTGGCGGCCATTGAAGTTGTTGGCGCCGGCGTTGTCAACAGCGAAACGTAG